The Humulus lupulus chromosome 4, drHumLupu1.1, whole genome shotgun sequence genome has a window encoding:
- the LOC133831758 gene encoding uncharacterized protein LOC133831758 yields MGSFNNNGSNLDNLLLQSLMGRLRLRPPNNPLFSLSQSQSQSQSPSLEELLFESANFSDEDYDDDDSSKTQLAKEESKLEKEIIRLILTGKTDQLKPNSGQAVTIADNHVCVGFHQEKDSEYRVWEWHGHIMLFDEDNGYTPEYIYGNYFERLQGKNKRKEEGEEVEPEEEEEKVVNLGLRELIDDGGVGQGRILHRNMNADSSRV; encoded by the exons ATGGGTTCCTTCAACAACAACGGCAGCAACTTAGACAACCTACTCCTCCAGAGTCTCATGGGGAGGCTCCGGCTTCGACCACCCAATAACCCTTTGTTTTCGCTCTctcaatcccaatcccaatctcaatctcCATCCCTCGAAGAGCTTCTCTTCGAATCCGCCAATTTCTCCGACGAGGACTACGACGATGACGACAGCTCCAAAACCCAGCTCGCCAAAGAAGAATCCAAGCTCGAGAAGGAGATAATTCGCCTCATCCTCACCGGAAAGACAGACCAACTCAAGCCCAATTCAGGCCAGGCCGTCACCATCGCCGACAACCACGTCTGCGTCGGCTTTCACCAGGAAAAGGACTCCGAGTATCGGGTGTGGGAGTGGCACGGCCACATCATGCTCTTCGATGAGGATAACGGCTATACCCCTGAGTACATATACGGGAATTACTTTGAGAGACTTCAGGGGAAGAATAAGCGGAAGGAAGAGGGAGAAGAAGTGGAGCCTGAAGAGGAGGAGGAGAAAGTGGTCAATTTGGGGCTTAGGGAATTGATCGACGATGGTGGGGTTGGTCAGGGTCGAATCCTTCATCGGAACATGAATGCTGACTCTTCAAG GGTTTAG
- the LOC133831760 gene encoding probable histone H2B.3: protein MAPTKGEKRPAAEKKPVAEKSAKVEKKIAKEGGSDKKKKKMKKSMETYKIYLFKVLKQVHPDIGISGKAMGIMNSFINDIFEKLAQESSRLARYNKKPTITSREIQTAVRLVLPGELAKHAVSEGTKAVTKFTSS from the coding sequence ATGGCACCAACGAAAGGCGAGAAGAGGCCCGCGGCGGAGAAGAAGCCCGTAGCGGAGAAGTCGGCGAAGGTGGAGAAGAAGATCGCGAAGGAAGGAGGCAgtgacaagaagaagaagaaaatgaagaagagcaTGGAGACTTACAAGATATACCTATTCAAGGTCCTGAAGCAGGTTCACCCCGACATTGGGATATCCGGCAAGGCAATGGGGATCATGAACAGTTTCATCAACGACATTTTCGAGAAGCTTGCTCAGGAATCGTCTCGTCTTGCTAGGTACAACAAGAAGCCCACCATTACCTCTCGGGAGATCCAGACCGCCGTTCGATTGGTTCTTCCAGGCGAGTTGGCCAAGCACGCCGTCTCCGAGGGCACCAAGGCCGTCACCAAGTTCACCAGCTcttga
- the LOC133831759 gene encoding uncharacterized protein LOC133831759 isoform X2, protein MEVSSCSDKSEWCQDVSSFGSLPSSIKENYYPEFDSVDDLANELDDLVNELDTAISLTLHVKEEEEQLEHDNDSSNGDDDDVSNVKERHGCEGHEIEYAKPSQKSLSKCLSLPVPDREDGELGTSTKGPFSEGPSLSAYSRSKSLPTPLKPVSAMKGSREKRGASVMKLSVSWAPDVYDPIPTSLSHTFTGSKKQQHKSKNNKKNWKNGKKGQKGNSSRGSSGKDKKQRDSKSNCGTSFLKNSHTKMHYPVAEAL, encoded by the exons ATGGAAGTTAGCTCTTGTTCTGATAAGTCGGAGTGGTGTCAAGATGTAAGCAGCTTTGGAAGTCTGCCATCATCTATCAAGGAAAATTACTACCCTGAATTTGACAGTGTCGATGATTTGGCTAATGAGCTTGATGATTTGGTGAATGAACTTGACACTGCCATTTCCCTGACTTTACATGTGAAGGAAGAAGAGGAACAGTTGGAACATGACAATGATTCTTCTAATGGGGATGATGATGATGTCAGTAATGTCAAAGAGAGACATGGTTGTGAAGGACATGAGATAGAGTATGCAAAACCCTCTCAGAAGTCACTGAGCAAATGTTTATCCTTACCAGTCCCGGATAGAGAGGATGGCGAGCTCGGAACTTCAACGAAAGGACCTTTCTCTGAGGGCCCTTCTCTTAGTGCCTACTCTCGGTCAAAATCTTTGCCA ACCCCTTTGAAACCTGTATCCGCCATGAAAGGTAGCCGTGAGAAACGAGGCGCATCAGTGATGAAACTAAGCGTGTCATGGGCCCCCGACGTGTATGATCCAATTCCGACGTCCTTGTCGCACACTTTCACAGGAAGCAAGAAACAACAGCACAAGTCTAAGAATAACAAGAAGAACTGGAAGAACGGGAAAAAAGGGCAGAAGGGAAATTCTTCTCGAGGGAGCAGTGGCAAAGACAAGAAACAACgcg ACTCGAAGTCCAATTGTGGGACTTCCTTTTTGAAGAATTCGCATACCAAGATGCACTATCCAGTTGCAGAGGCCTTGTGA
- the LOC133831759 gene encoding uncharacterized protein LOC133831759 isoform X3 has translation MEVSSCSDKSEWCQDVSSFGSLPSSIKENYYPEFDSVDDLANELDDLVNELDTAISLTLHVKEEEEQLEHDNDSSNGDDDDVSNVKERHGCEGHEIEYAKPSQKSLSKCLSLPVPDREDGELGTSTKGPFSEGPSLSAYSRSKSLPTPLKPVSAMKGSREKRGASVMKLSVSWAPDVYDPIPTSLSHTFTGSKKQQHKSKNNKKNWKNGKKGQKGNSSRGSSGKDKKQRA, from the exons ATGGAAGTTAGCTCTTGTTCTGATAAGTCGGAGTGGTGTCAAGATGTAAGCAGCTTTGGAAGTCTGCCATCATCTATCAAGGAAAATTACTACCCTGAATTTGACAGTGTCGATGATTTGGCTAATGAGCTTGATGATTTGGTGAATGAACTTGACACTGCCATTTCCCTGACTTTACATGTGAAGGAAGAAGAGGAACAGTTGGAACATGACAATGATTCTTCTAATGGGGATGATGATGATGTCAGTAATGTCAAAGAGAGACATGGTTGTGAAGGACATGAGATAGAGTATGCAAAACCCTCTCAGAAGTCACTGAGCAAATGTTTATCCTTACCAGTCCCGGATAGAGAGGATGGCGAGCTCGGAACTTCAACGAAAGGACCTTTCTCTGAGGGCCCTTCTCTTAGTGCCTACTCTCGGTCAAAATCTTTGCCA ACCCCTTTGAAACCTGTATCCGCCATGAAAGGTAGCCGTGAGAAACGAGGCGCATCAGTGATGAAACTAAGCGTGTCATGGGCCCCCGACGTGTATGATCCAATTCCGACGTCCTTGTCGCACACTTTCACAGGAAGCAAGAAACAACAGCACAAGTCTAAGAATAACAAGAAGAACTGGAAGAACGGGAAAAAAGGGCAGAAGGGAAATTCTTCTCGAGGGAGCAGTGGCAAAGACAAGAAACAACgcg CCTAG
- the LOC133831759 gene encoding uncharacterized protein LOC133831759 isoform X1 gives MEVSSCSDKSEWCQDVSSFGSLPSSIKENYYPEFDSVDDLANELDDLVNELDTAISLTLHVKEEEEQLEHDNDSSNGDDDDVSNVKERHGCEGHEIEYAKPSQKSLSKCLSLPVPDREDGELGTSTKGPFSEGPSLSAYSRSKSLPTPLKPVSAMKGSREKRGASVMKLSVSWAPDVYDPIPTSLSHTFTGSKKQQHKSKNNKKNWKNGKKGQKGNSSRGSSGKDKKQRGKSSGNSSGYSKSIDTRDRLVDPNDDFTVGSLDSKSNCGTSFLKNSHTKMHYPVAEAL, from the exons ATGGAAGTTAGCTCTTGTTCTGATAAGTCGGAGTGGTGTCAAGATGTAAGCAGCTTTGGAAGTCTGCCATCATCTATCAAGGAAAATTACTACCCTGAATTTGACAGTGTCGATGATTTGGCTAATGAGCTTGATGATTTGGTGAATGAACTTGACACTGCCATTTCCCTGACTTTACATGTGAAGGAAGAAGAGGAACAGTTGGAACATGACAATGATTCTTCTAATGGGGATGATGATGATGTCAGTAATGTCAAAGAGAGACATGGTTGTGAAGGACATGAGATAGAGTATGCAAAACCCTCTCAGAAGTCACTGAGCAAATGTTTATCCTTACCAGTCCCGGATAGAGAGGATGGCGAGCTCGGAACTTCAACGAAAGGACCTTTCTCTGAGGGCCCTTCTCTTAGTGCCTACTCTCGGTCAAAATCTTTGCCA ACCCCTTTGAAACCTGTATCCGCCATGAAAGGTAGCCGTGAGAAACGAGGCGCATCAGTGATGAAACTAAGCGTGTCATGGGCCCCCGACGTGTATGATCCAATTCCGACGTCCTTGTCGCACACTTTCACAGGAAGCAAGAAACAACAGCACAAGTCTAAGAATAACAAGAAGAACTGGAAGAACGGGAAAAAAGGGCAGAAGGGAAATTCTTCTCGAGGGAGCAGTGGCAAAGACAAGAAACAACgcggtaaatcttctggaaattcTAGTGGTTATAGTAAATCAATTGATACTCGTGATAGGCTGGTGGATCCTAACGATGATTTTACCGTTGGTAGCCTAGACTCGAAGTCCAATTGTGGGACTTCCTTTTTGAAGAATTCGCATACCAAGATGCACTATCCAGTTGCAGAGGCCTTGTGA
- the LOC133831762 gene encoding uncharacterized protein LOC133831762: protein MPPKRIPPLEIPMEDHYVGRMTYRGSGRLTKLKKRFEEHGLLGRVNESVFGPFFTAPPFSFSGALVHTLLLRKVKSPRGDEVHFLMGPNLCKFGVHEFAIITGLSCSCPPLAVDIEPHITSSRLVDTYFSVEPEKDIRFSILERAFSMCDVPDDLYKLGLVYFVEGILLGAENDNAIWRDSLSMVEDLDYFEKYPWGSLSFDTTVKQFNRDMKAIGGTIPGKKAKKIIEAESSKGFKVEAKYTCKGYPPALQYWAYETILDLQKEHAKPCGFKFPRMLQWESIGQPKHLHLKDVLARRHLSCISILRPRPNERDFFDAVYQRTEGDAPRYAMLQNMIQPAPEDGRPYDPEAEAVAVAEIAVEAGIFVEDAPTESAPDTSTEPTSAPAPAPGAYEEVLGEIARLSGAVDDVKATLGIVLKNQEVILEKLATLGSIPTPAHTHAPTPTDDVEYDILPSCYEPSVGEATPSQPVQTVLGKRTRQRPVRYEDYTPAAKKPKFKDPVTILPLKVLDQDMLTTFNQWVLGEIDNSRPRKLECCDGTPVWFLKLKVAKEWLAETHLDAANYLIRRRLFELPKTYPVKATVLDSSFAQYISARYEEFKKDGRTYQWDSDILDFLKGDAKKYKKPWGDCNEVYFHWCMENRHWVLCEINFADWMITVFDSDHSNFSHTKLSELMEPWTRMLPSLLNASGMFKGHPKLKIARPKITVPNFDWRRMSTDIVPQSRTSGDCGVFAIKHLEFILGDIPLSYAIEDNIQYFRDKLCIDIFYENVYP, encoded by the exons ATGCCACCCAAACGTATCCCACCACTTGAGATCCCTATGGAGGATCATTATGTCGGTCGTATGACCTATAGGGGTTCCGGGAGGttaacaaaattgaagaaaagatTTGAGGAGCATGGATTGTTGGGGAGGGTGAATGAGTCTGTTTTTGGACCATTCTTCACAGCCCCTCCCTTTTCGTTCTCTGGGGCATTGGTTCACACACTACTTTTGCGGAAGGTCAAGTCTCCGCGTGGCGATGAGGTGCACTTCTTGATGGGCCCAAACTTATGTAAGTTTGGGGTGCACGAGTTCGCCATTATCACCGGCCTGAGCTGCTCCTGTCCACCACTTGCTGTTGACATTGAACCTCACATTACTTCCTCCCGCCTAGTTGATACATATTTCAGTGTGGAACCCGAAAAAGACATTCGGTTCAGTATCTTGGAACGAGCTTTTAGTATGTGCGATGTACCTGATGATTTGTACAAGCTCGGTTTGGTTTACTTTGTGGAGGGGATACTATTGGGCGCTGAGAACGACAATGCTATTTGGCGAGATTCATTGTCGATGGTCGAGGATTTAGATTATTTTGAGAAGTATCCATGGGGATCCCTTTCATTCGATACAACTGTGAAACAATTCAATAGAGATATGAAAGCGATTGGTGGTACAATACCAGGTAAGAAGGCGAAGAAGATCATTGAGGCGGAGTCTTCTAAGGGTTTTAAGGTGGAGGCAAAGTACACTTGCAAGGGGTATCCACCAGCCTTGCAATATTGGGCGTACGAGACGATTCTTGATTTACAGAAGGAACACGCCAAGCCCTGTGGATTCAAGTTCCCTAGGATGCTACAGTGGGAGAGCATAGGCCAGCCGAAGCATTTGCATTTGAAGGATGTACTTGCGAGGAGACAT TtgtcatgcatttctatcctaaggCCTCGACCAAATGAGCGAGACTTCTTTGATGCCGTATATCAGAGGACAGAGGGGGATGCTCCTAGGTATGCGATGCTGCAGAATATGATCCAGCCTGCACCAGAGGATGGAAGACCTTACGATCCTGAGGCAGAGGCTGTTGCGGTGGCTGAGATAGCCGTTGAGGCTGGCATATTTGTGGAGGATGCCCCGACAGAGTCTGCTCCAGATACTAGTACAGAACCTActtctgctcctgctcctgctcctggggCTTATGAGGAGGTGTTGGGTGAGATAGCCAGACTATCAGGTGCAGTGGACGATGTTAAGGCCACTCTAGGTATCGTCCTTAAAAATCAAGAAGTCATATTAGAGAAGCTGGCAACACTAGGTAGTATACCTACTCCTGCACATACTCATGCACCCACTCCAACAGATGATGTAGAGTACGACATCCTCCCCTCATGTTACGAGCCTTCTGTTGGAGAAGCCACACCTTCTCAGCCAGTGCAGACGGTCTTAG GTAAGCGTACTAGACAGAGACCAGTAAGGTACGAGGACTATACTCCAGCAGCCAAGAAACCAAAGTTCAAGGACCCAGTTACGATCCTTCCTTTAAAGGTGTTGGATCAAGATATGTTGACAACTTTTAACCAATGGGTACTCGGTGAGATTGATAACAGCAGACCGAGGAAGTTGGAATGTTGTGATGGGACCCCTGTTTGGTTCTTGAAGTTGAAGGTGGCAAAAGAATGGTTGGCAGAAACT CATCTCGACGCTGCGAATTATCTTATACGGAGACGTCTTTTTGAGTTGCCGAAGACGTACCCCGTGAAAGCCACCGTACTTGATTCatcatttgcacaatatatttctGCCAGATACGAGGAATTCAAGAAAGATGGCAGGACTTACCAATGGGACTCGGACATTCTTGATTTCCTGAAAGGAGATGCCAAAAAGTACAAGAAGCCTTGGGGTGATTGCAACGAGGTCTACTTCCACTGGTGCATGGAAAATCGGCATTGGGTCCTTTGCGAAATAAATTTCGCTGATTGGATGATCACTGTATTTGACTCAGATCATTCTAACTTTAGCCATACTAAGTTGTCTGAGTTGATGGAGCCTTGGACTAGGATGCTTCCATCTTTACTCAACGCTTCTGGTATGTTTAAAGGACACCCCAAGTTAAAAATAGCTAGACCGAAGATCACCGTTCCAAACTTTGATTGGCGGCGCATGTCCACTGATATTGTCCCACAGTCTAGAACCAG CGGAGATTGCGGTGTATTCGCCATCAAACACTTGGAGTTCATTCTTGGAGACATTCCCTTATCATATGCCATCGAGGACAACATTCAGTACTTCAGGGATAAATTATGCATCGACATTTTTTATGAGAATGTGTACCCTTGA
- the LOC133831761 gene encoding uncharacterized protein LOC133831761, translating to MGSRVNIIVSYNGVWEQKGEKWNFKAGSNTIIHVPIDVGYIELLEKLYSKLKVDRSLFDLKLEVPFTCNDFSVDPIEITDDEGVSALILENSKSLKHRVPLCVSSIAKNIALIDPSPRASVNMENHNQSCTAIPQTSTGPSVCMGGPSHNETFFPPTNLPHDDGYEYEPYVNDDPVALFGDDDERVEGCSSSDDNSEDQLSMLHVVQVDNLNVRPLPSRQESQGRRTAGSESSRPTTQDDGNRWSSPAYTAEDIPCPSYVIPTLSRVSCGVIEVGKVFENKLELKTKAHLYAMKQNFEFVVKKSGTEVWYITCKDPDCGWRLRGKRIPKSDMFEITRFTNKHTCSLDLRHKGHRQAAPWVIGHCIKKKYQTGSNAYMANNIREDIKNDYGIELSYGKAWRCREKALSYVRGTLEASYQKLPSYLFMLQQKNPGTLTDFVTEEDRFKYCFFSLGVSRRGFRTCRPVLCVDGTFLKTKYGGQMLCAVALDANNHLYPVAFGIVDSENHDSWKYFMSKLKEAIGEVEDLAFVSDRHASITHALETIFPDAYHGACYHHISMNVVAKFKTDHCHVLMYNAAYAFRKFEFHANFEKIKSKDPAIAQYLEGMGFDKWSRAYFPGNRYNIMTSNYAESFNNKTRDARSFPITTFVEFIRFTLQSWFCNRRETSEKTTTTLAPTYEKNLVDMAEKARFLIPYAIGRHEFHVLDGELNGEVDLLNKTCTCGVFQIIGIPCAHALSGSLKRGVNFYSLCSDYYKIETWRSSYTESIYPTGNEEEWIVPHDIMTITVRTPAQKNPVGRPKKKQGRPKTKRHPSNGDKLVVPRKCSTCGGLGHNRATCKVRV from the exons gttccagagttaatataattgtttcttacaacggtgtttgggaacagaaaggagaaaaatggaatttcaaagctggttcgaacactataatacatgtaccaattgatgttggttacatagaattattggagaagttgtattcaaagttgaaaGTGGATCGGTCATTGTTTGACTTAAAGTTGGAAGTGCCGTTTACATGCAATGATTTTAGTGTAGATCCCATTGAAATCACAGATGATGAAGGAGTTAGTGCTCTTATTCTTGAAAATTCAAAGTCCTTAAAACATCGGGTTCCTTTATGCGTTAGTTCGATTGCAAAGAACATTGCTCTtattgatccatctcctagagcgagTGTTAATATGGAAAATCATAATCAATCATGCACGGCTATTCCACAAACATCTACTGGGCCAAGTGTATGCATGGGAGGTCCTAGTCATAATGAAACCTTTTTTCCCCCAACAAATCTCCCGCATGATGATGGGTATGAGTATGAgccttatgtcaatgacgatccagttgccctttttggtgatgatgatgaaagagttGAGGGGTGCAGTAGTTCTGATGATAACTCAGAGGATCAGTTGTCGATGCTACATGTGGTTCAAGTAGATAATTTAAATGTACGACCATTGCCAAGTCGTCAAGAAAGCCAAGGACGGAGGACTGCTGGATCAGAGAGCAGTCGTCCAACTACACAAGATGATGgaaatagatggagttctccagcgTATACTGCTGAAGATATCCCATGCCCCTCTTATGTTATCCCCACGTTATCTAGGGTGAGTTGTGGAGTAATAGAAGTTGGGAAAGTTTTTGAGAACAAGTTAGAGTTGAAGACGAAGGCACACTTGTATGCAATGAAGCAGAACttcgagtttgtggtgaagaagtcaggtactgaagtttggtatatcacttgcaaggatcctgattgtgggtggagattgagggggaagagaattcctaaatctgatatgttcgagataactcgtttcaccaacaaacacacttgctcacttgacctccgacataaaggccatcgccaagctgcaccttgggttattggtcattgcataaagaaaaaatatcagactggatcgaatgcgtacatggcaaacaacataagagaggacattaagaatgattatggcattgagttatcatatggaaaagcttggagatgtcgagagaaggctctttcttatgtcagagggacactggAAGCATCCTACCAGAAGTTACCATCGTACCTGTTCATGCTTCAACAGAAAAATCCCGGGACGTTGACAGATTTTGTCACTGAGGAAGATCGATTCAAATATTGCTTTTTCTCACTCGGAGTTAGTAGAAGAGGGTTTCGTACATGTCGTCCTGTGTTATGTGTGGACGGTACCTTTTTAAAGACAAAATACGGTGGGCAGATGTTATGTGCAGTCGCACTGGATGCAAATAACCATCTATATCCAGTTGCATTTGGTATTGTGGATAGTGAGAATCatgattcttggaagtatttcatgtcaaAGCTAAAAGAAGCGATTGGGGAAGTCGAGGACCTGGCGTTTGTATCTGACAGGCATGCAAGTATTACACATGCCTTGGAAACTATTTTCCCTGATGCCTATCACGGTgcttgctaccaccacattagtatgaatgtggttgctaaattcaagactgaTCATTGTCATGTGTTGATGTATAATGCGGCATATGCTTTTAGGAAATTCGAGTTCCACGCTAACTtcgaaaaaatcaaatcaaaagacccagccattgctcaatacctagaaggaatgggttttgataagtggtcccgtgcttactttcctggaaatag gtataatataatgacaagcaattacgctgaaagtttcaacaataagACCCGGGACGCTAGGAGCTTTCCGATAACTACATTCGTCGAATTTATTCGCTTCACACTACAGTCCTGGTTCTGTAATAGGAGAGAAACTAGCGAGAAGACAACTACCACTCTTGCACCGACCTATGAGAAAAATTTGGTGGATATGGCTGAGAAAGCTCGATTCTTGATTCCTTATGCAATAGGGAGGCATGAGTTCCATGTGTTAGATGGTGAGCTGAATGGTGAAGTCGACCTCCTGAATAAGACATGCACATGCGGCGTGTTTCAGATTATTGGTATCCCATGTGCTCATGCACTATCTGGATCCCTTAAGCGAGGGGTGAACTTTTATTCGTTGTGTTCAGATTACTATAAAATTGAGACATGGAGGTCCTCTTACACAGAATCTATATATCCTACTGGTAACGAGGAAGAGTGGATTGTTCCACATGACATTATGACAATAACAGTGAGAACACCTGCGCAGAAAAACCCGgttggtcgtccaaagaagaaacaaggtaggcCTAAGACGAAACGCCATCCTTCCAATGGAGATAAATTGGTTGTTCCACGCAAGTGCAGCACTTGTGGAGGTCTAGGCCATAATAGGGCAACTTGTAAAGTTCGTGTTTGA